The following are encoded in a window of Primulina eburnea isolate SZY01 chromosome 4, ASM2296580v1, whole genome shotgun sequence genomic DNA:
- the LOC140828863 gene encoding uncharacterized protein isoform X2 — protein MASIRSTASTMFARTILHPTPRSQISFPVFRLTFPITGFSSAHCRIPYDFCAVRCAATKSGGDDKKAPARLAEVQRLLYQAEERYKAAGGGVEPIPKITLDRVTISYARSGGPGGQNVNKVNTKVDMRFNVKNADWLNERVRERIMQMEKNRINKEGEIVISSTKTRTQKGNTEDALAKLQEIIDAASYVPPPPTEETVKKIAKLSAIAEHKRLDNKKAQSQKKAIRRSRDSWD, from the exons ATGGCATCAATCAGATCCACCGCCAGTACGATGTTTGCTCGAACGATACTCCACCCAACTCCTCGTTCTCAAATCTCCTTTCCTGTGTTCCGCTTGACGTTTCCGATCACTGGATTCAGTTCGGCCCACTGTCGTATCCCATATGACTTCTGTGCCGTCCGGTGCGCCGCCACGAAGTCTGGAGGGGATGATAAGAAGGCTCCGGCTCGATTGGCGGAGGTGCAGCGGCTTCTGTACCAAGCTGAGGAAAGGTATAAAGCTGCTGGAGGCGGTGTAGAGCCAATCCCCAAGATCACCCTTG ATCGCGTTACCATAAGCTATGCAAGGAGTGGTGGGCCTGGTGGACAAAATGTCAACAAGG TGAACACCAAGGTTGATATGCGTTTTAATGTTAAAAATGCAGATTGGTTAAATGAAAGGGTAAGGGAGAGGATTATGCAAATG GAGAAAAACCGAATCAATAAAGAAGGGGAGATTGTGATTTCTTCAACGAAGACGAGAACTCAAAA GGGTAATACTGAAGATGCTTTGGCAAAATTACAG GAAATCATCGATGCTGCTTCCTATGTCCCCCCACCACCTACTGAAGAAACAGTTAAGAAGATTGCCAAGTT GTCTGCAATTGCGGAGCATAAACGACTGGACAATAAGAAGGCACAATCGCAAAAGAAAGCAATTAGAAGAAGTCGAGATAGCTGGGACTGA
- the LOC140829870 gene encoding uncharacterized protein, which produces MKLVWSPETASNAYIETVKSCKIFKQSSVAELVSAMAAGWDAKLIVETWSRGGAISTSIGLSIARKHTKGRHVCIVPDEDSKSEYVESMTRFGHSAEITVGETEKAMEGLQGIDFLVVDSRVKEFARILRVAKLGHRGAVLICKNASSRVASDFRWRCVLDRELRIVRSVFLPVGEGLDMAHVGARDGGSARRYGESRWIKYVDRKSGEEFVFRK; this is translated from the exons atgaAGCTAGTCTGGTCTCCAGAAACAGCATCGAATGCTTATATCGAGACCGTAAAATCC TGTAAAATTTTCAAACAATCAAGCGTGGCAGAGCTTGTATCGGCCATGGCGGCCGGGTGGGATGCCAAATTAATAGTCGAAACATGGTCGAGAGGTGGTGCAATCTCCACAAGCATAGGCCTCTCAATAGCGAGAAAACACACAAAAGGAAGACATGTTTGTATAGTTCCCGACGAGGATTCCAAGTCCGAATACGTGGAATCAATGACCAGATTTGGTCATTCAGCGGAAATAACAGTAGGGGAGACAGAAAAAGCCATGGAAGGTTTACAAGGAATTGATTTCTTGGTAGTGGATAGTAGGGTCAAAGAATTTGCAAGAATATTGAGGGTGGCTAAGTTAGGGCATAGAGGGGCTGTTTTAATATGCAAGAATGCTAGTTCTAGAGTTGCATCAGATTTCAGGTGGCGTTGCGTGCTCGACCGAGAGTTGAGAATCGTGCGGTCGGTGTTTTTGCCTGTGGGGGAAGGGTTGGATATGGCCCACGTGGGAGCAAGGGACGGAGGGTCAGCCAGACGGTATGGAGAAAGCCGCTGGATTAAATATGTTGATCGGAAGTCTGGGGAGGAGTTTGTATTCAGGAAATGA
- the LOC140828864 gene encoding chloroplast envelope quinone oxidoreductase homolog, producing MLLKVEATSLNPVDANTHKLKLLLRPFFSRNTLIPATDVAGEVVEVGPDVRNFKAGDKVVSVLGFFTGGGLAEYCIATEISTVHRPPQLSPAEAAALPVAGLTALLTLTDKFAGIKLDGTGPKKNILITAASGGVGHYAVQLAKLGNTHVTATCGARNLEFVENLGADEVLDYKTPEGRALKSPSGKKYDVVIHCARVAFPWSVFEPNLSENGKVIDITAGNIRAVWTIIVLKVTFSKKKLVPLLLIPKGDDLKRLVQLSEEGKFKSTLDSVHPLSKGEVAWSKLLDGHATGKVVVEQ from the exons ATGCTCCTAAAAGTGGAGGCCACAAGCTTGAATCCAGTCGACGCCAACACTCATAAGCTTAAACTCTTGCTTCGTCCCTTTTTTTCTAGGAATACTTTAATCCCTG CCACGGATGTCGCTGGCGAGGTGGTGGAGGTTGGACCAGACGTAAGAAATTTCAAAGCTGGTGACAAGGTTGTGTCGGTGCTTGGTTTCTTT ACAGGAGGTGGCTTGGCAGAATATTGCATAGCTACGGAAATTTCAACAGTCCACAGGCCTCCTCAACTCTCCCCTGCCGAAGCCGCCGCACTTCCTGTAGCCGGCCTCACGGCCCTACTTACCCTCACAGATAAATTCGCAGGCATCAAGCTCGACGGAACTGGCCCGAAAAAGAACATTCTAATCACCGCTGCCTCAGGTGGAGTCGGCCACTACGCCGTTCAGCTAGCAAAGCTCGGAAATACACACGTAACAGCAACATGTGGTGCTCGAAATCTCGAGTTTGTGGAAAATCTCGGGGCCGACGAAGTTCTTGACTACAAGACGCCAGAAGGGAGAGCCCTTAAAAGTCCATCGGGGAAGAAATACGACGTGGTGATACATTGCGCTCGGGTGGCTTTTCCTTGGTCGGTTTTTGAGCCGAATCTGAGTGAAAATGGAAAGGTGATTGATATTACTGCAGGGAATATTCGTGCTGTGTGGACTATTATTGTGTTGAAAGTTACATTTTCCAAGAAGAAATTGGTGCCTTTGCTGCTGATTCCTAAGGgtgatgatttgaaaagacTGGTTCAACTGTCGGAAGAAGGGAAGTTTAAGAGTACGCTGGATTCGGTTCATCCCCTCAGCAAAGGTGAGGTTGCTTGGAGTAAGTTGTTGGATGGGCATGCTACTGGGAAGGTAGTTGTGGAGCAGTAA
- the LOC140828863 gene encoding uncharacterized protein isoform X1, which produces MASIRSTASTMFARTILHPTPRSQISFPVFRLTFPITGFSSAHCRIPYDFCAVRCAATKSGGDDKKAPARLAEVQRLLYQAEERYKAAGGGVEPIPKITLDRVTISYARSGGPGGQNVNKVNTKVDMRFNVKNADWLNERVRERIMQMEKNRINKEGEIVISSTKTRTQKGNTEDALAKLQVFTYQKKKLQEIIDAASYVPPPPTEETVKKIAKLSAIAEHKRLDNKKAQSQKKAIRRSRDSWD; this is translated from the exons ATGGCATCAATCAGATCCACCGCCAGTACGATGTTTGCTCGAACGATACTCCACCCAACTCCTCGTTCTCAAATCTCCTTTCCTGTGTTCCGCTTGACGTTTCCGATCACTGGATTCAGTTCGGCCCACTGTCGTATCCCATATGACTTCTGTGCCGTCCGGTGCGCCGCCACGAAGTCTGGAGGGGATGATAAGAAGGCTCCGGCTCGATTGGCGGAGGTGCAGCGGCTTCTGTACCAAGCTGAGGAAAGGTATAAAGCTGCTGGAGGCGGTGTAGAGCCAATCCCCAAGATCACCCTTG ATCGCGTTACCATAAGCTATGCAAGGAGTGGTGGGCCTGGTGGACAAAATGTCAACAAGG TGAACACCAAGGTTGATATGCGTTTTAATGTTAAAAATGCAGATTGGTTAAATGAAAGGGTAAGGGAGAGGATTATGCAAATG GAGAAAAACCGAATCAATAAAGAAGGGGAGATTGTGATTTCTTCAACGAAGACGAGAACTCAAAA GGGTAATACTGAAGATGCTTTGGCAAAATTACAGGTATTCACTTACCAAAAAAAGAAACTACAG GAAATCATCGATGCTGCTTCCTATGTCCCCCCACCACCTACTGAAGAAACAGTTAAGAAGATTGCCAAGTT GTCTGCAATTGCGGAGCATAAACGACTGGACAATAAGAAGGCACAATCGCAAAAGAAAGCAATTAGAAGAAGTCGAGATAGCTGGGACTGA
- the LOC140830291 gene encoding uncharacterized protein: MKSELESMQLNLLNGGAHHMDHDEVRRKAQLLLEAERMYIAQKTKITYLQQGKCIQDQNWNELIATVTVQEIENALNDIDDDKAPDTDGFGPKLSTCIGELIDGAQAASVQRRSIVDNIHLAQELLRKYARKRSTPRCLLKVDLEKAYDTVDWTFLKEALVLFNFHARFVDWIMECVTTTSYSVVINGAYHGHFEGKRGLRQAHVERTTFQIPSKMWQPQNYAFSIADDLLLLSHGDRCSVGMIMQCLNNFGDMAGLRINALKSNTYMASVEYYTQQDIIALTGFSFGTLPFRYLGVPFVARQLRAADYSTLIDNVSKKHPPIAWSTVCKPLADGGLGLKNMKAWNRALLAKTLWNIHCKKDRIWIKWVNHVYGCFGDIWNWRWHKDESPLIKNILSTRDEMVSTLGSVEVAVARLQFWFGGNTGLARAYDFFVHTTGLWPWKPLLAKNCILPEHKFVLWLFAHSKLLTRDHLAYISDHRCVLCHEADESVAHLFFKCRFSKSIWDRVRCWIDMKKMMSSTTSILRAFRTVYRGNSVLSRMRLTALATTVYLVWNVRNKVLFENEKVEIDDVFMKIKIHTYRCVPEATNIMTVM, from the exons AGTATGCAGTTGAATTTGTTGAATGGTGGAGCTCATCACATGGACCATGATGAGGTACGTAGGAAAGCACAGCTTCTACTTGAGGCGGAAAGAATGTACATTGCACAAAAAACAAAGATAACATACTTGCAACAGG GTAAATGCATACAAGATCAGAATTGGAATGAATTGATCGCTACTGTAACGGTGCAAGAGATTGAAAATGCTTTGAATGATATAGATGATGATAAAGCACCAGACACGGATGGATTCGGGCCAAA ATTGAGTACATGCATAGGAGAGCTTATTGATGGTGCACAGGCGGCATCCGTTCAGAGGAGATCTATTGTTGATAACATCCATTTGGCACAAGAGTTGTTGAGAAAGTATGCTCGTAAAAGAAGTACACCAAGATGCTTGCTGAAAGTGGATTTGGAAAAAGCATATGACACGGTCGATTGGACATTCTTGAAAGAAGCTCTAGTGCTATTCAATTTCCATGCCAGATTTGTCGATTGGATTATGGAGTGTGTGACTACTACATCGTACTCTGTGGTTATTAATGGTGCTTATCATGGTCACTTCGAGGGGAAACGAGGCTTGAGACAAG CGCATGTCGAGAGAACCACATTTCAAATTCCATCCAAAATGTGGCAACCTCAAAATTATGCATTTAGCATAGCTGATGACTTGCTTCTGCTCTCACATGGGGATAGATGTAGTGTTGGGATGATTATGCAATGCCTTAACAACTTCGGAGATATGGCTGGATTGAGAATTAATGCATTGAAATCTAATACTTACATGGCTAGTGTTGAATACTACACGCAACAGGACATTATTGCATTAACTGGGTTCAGCTTTGGAACACTACCATTCAGATATCTAGGAGTCCCCTTTGTGGCTAGACAGCTTCGAGCAGCGGATTACAGTACCCTCATTGATAATGTTTCGAAAAAG CACCCTCCTATTGCTTGGTCTACGGTATGCAAACCATTGGCGGATGGAGGTCTGGGATTGAAAAACATGAAAGCCTGGAATCGAGCGTTGTTGGCTAAAACTTTATGGAATATACATTGCAAAAAAGACCGTATCTGGATTAAATGGGTTAACCATGTGTATGGTTGCTTTGGAGACATATGGAATTGGAGATGGCATAAGGATGAATCACCATTGATTAAGAACATTCTTAGCACTCGTGATGAAATGGTGAGCACGTTGGGCTCGGTGGAAGTGGCTGTTGCTCGACTGCAATTCTGGTTTGGGGGAAATACCGGATTAGCTCGAGCTTATGATTTCTTTGTCCATACCACAGGTCTTTGGCCATGGAAGCCTCTGCTAGCTAAGAATTGCATACTACCTGAACACAAGTTCGTGCTATGGTTGTTTGCACATTCTAAGCTCTTGACACGTGATCACTTGGCATACATTAGTGATCACAGATGTGTTCTCTGTCACGAAGCAGATGAATCGGTAGCACATTTGTTCTTCAAGTGCAGATTCTCCAAGAGTATTTGGGATCGTGTGCGATGTTGGATTGATATGAAGAAGATGATGAGTTCTACAACGAGCATTCTGAGAGCTTTCAGGACAGTTTATAGGGGTAATTCGGTGCTATCAAGAATGAGACTCACGGCTTTAGCGACTACGGTGTACCTAGTGTGGAATGTGCGCAACAAGGTCTTGTTCGAAAATGAAAAGGTAGAAATTGACGATGTCTTCATGAAGATTAAAATCCACACTTACCGATGTGTTCCCGAGGCAACAAATATTATGACAGTGATGTAG